Proteins co-encoded in one Dyadobacter sp. CECT 9275 genomic window:
- a CDS encoding DUF2147 domain-containing protein — translation MKSTLMLLFVAVELTTGAHAQTSADAILGKWTNEDQTRVIEFVKDGGGYQALIRQAPDQSLVGKKQLTGITYGKGVYTGQVWLPKHGKNYPCTLTLKTNDSLELSAKAGFMSKSQMWTRVR, via the coding sequence ATGAAATCCACCCTGATGCTGCTCTTTGTGGCAGTGGAACTAACCACCGGCGCGCATGCGCAAACCAGCGCAGACGCCATCCTGGGCAAATGGACCAACGAGGACCAAACCCGTGTGATTGAATTTGTAAAAGACGGCGGTGGCTACCAGGCCCTGATCCGCCAGGCACCCGACCAGAGCCTGGTGGGCAAAAAGCAACTCACGGGCATCACCTATGGCAAGGGCGTATACACAGGCCAGGTATGGCTGCCCAAACACGGAAAAAACTACCCCTGCACCCTCACCCTAAAAACCAACGACAGCCTGGAACTATCCGCCAAAGCTGGATTTATGAGCAAGTCGCAGATGTGGACCAGAGTGCGGTAG
- a CDS encoding RNA polymerase sigma factor: protein MMQAANSTVDTLLPHLFRQEYAKLTAVLSRYFGFEHIEVAEDIASETFLKATEHWPVHGIPDSPAAWLYMVAKNKAKDYLKRHQLFESQIRAEIGRGETVHTPPFEFTEERIADSQLSMLFAVCDPANPPQVQVCLALQILCGFSVEEIANAFLSNKETIKKRLQRGRDHLRRGHFRLQELPDSVLHERFDMVLKTLYLLFNEGYFSQNEDAFIRKDLCSEAMRLALLLAESKLTGKHQASALLALMCFQSSRLDARTDDTGQAVLYEDQDRSLWDQFLMEKGNYYLFKAFETKAVSTYHVQAGIAYWHTTSGVEKWPHILQLYNQLVVLEYSPATAINRAFAVAQVHGFDRAIAEAEKLNLAGNNHYHGLMGYLYSPVHPERALFHYREALTSARSAVEKKVLAGKIAQLTAP from the coding sequence ATGATGCAGGCAGCCAACAGCACCGTCGATACGCTCCTCCCCCACCTGTTCCGGCAGGAGTATGCGAAACTGACGGCTGTACTGAGCCGGTATTTTGGGTTCGAGCATATCGAGGTGGCAGAAGACATCGCCAGCGAAACCTTCCTGAAAGCCACCGAACACTGGCCGGTGCACGGCATTCCGGACAGCCCTGCGGCCTGGCTGTATATGGTTGCGAAAAACAAGGCAAAGGACTACCTGAAACGCCACCAGCTTTTCGAAAGCCAGATCAGGGCGGAGATAGGTCGGGGAGAAACCGTTCATACCCCACCATTTGAATTCACCGAAGAGCGCATTGCCGACAGCCAGCTGTCGATGCTATTTGCGGTGTGCGATCCTGCCAACCCGCCCCAGGTGCAGGTCTGCCTGGCTTTGCAGATCCTGTGTGGTTTTAGCGTAGAGGAAATTGCGAATGCTTTTCTGTCTAACAAAGAGACCATTAAAAAGCGCCTGCAACGTGGCCGGGACCATCTGCGGCGGGGTCATTTTCGACTGCAAGAATTACCGGACAGCGTCCTTCACGAGCGTTTCGACATGGTTTTGAAAACACTCTACCTGTTGTTTAACGAAGGTTATTTTTCACAGAATGAAGACGCATTTATTCGCAAAGACCTGTGCTCGGAGGCGATGCGGCTGGCGCTGCTTTTGGCTGAAAGCAAACTGACCGGCAAGCATCAGGCCAGTGCGCTACTCGCGCTGATGTGTTTTCAAAGTTCCCGCCTCGATGCCCGTACAGACGATACCGGGCAAGCGGTCCTGTATGAAGACCAGGACCGCAGCTTATGGGATCAGTTTTTGATGGAAAAGGGAAATTACTATCTCTTCAAGGCCTTTGAAACGAAGGCGGTATCCACCTACCATGTGCAGGCCGGGATTGCCTACTGGCACACCACCTCCGGGGTGGAAAAGTGGCCACATATCCTGCAACTCTACAACCAGCTCGTTGTGCTTGAATACTCGCCTGCCACGGCGATCAACCGCGCCTTTGCCGTTGCCCAGGTACATGGCTTCGACAGGGCCATTGCAGAGGCCGAAAAACTCAACCTGGCGGGCAACAACCATTACCACGGATTAATGGGCTATCTGTACAGCCCCGTCCATCCCGAACGGGCCCTGTTCCATTACCGCGAAGCCCTGACGTCGGCCCGCTCGGCTGTGGAAAAGAAAGTGCTGGCCGGTAAAATCGCGCAGCTGACCGCACCATAG
- a CDS encoding TfoX/Sxy family protein, whose protein sequence is MAYDLNLADRIRAYLADVPGLDIEEKEMFKGVTFMVNGKMCVCVSGDEMMVRFDPALQDTFAEQEGFRSMVSGGRAYKGYGYISPDRVRSEKEFTFWMQQCLDFNPRAKASAKKKK, encoded by the coding sequence ATGGCTTACGATCTGAACCTGGCCGACCGCATCCGCGCGTATCTGGCCGATGTGCCCGGACTGGACATTGAAGAAAAGGAAATGTTCAAGGGCGTCACTTTTATGGTCAACGGGAAAATGTGCGTTTGTGTGAGCGGTGATGAAATGATGGTGCGTTTTGACCCCGCCCTGCAGGATACCTTTGCCGAACAAGAGGGTTTTCGGTCGATGGTCAGCGGCGGCAGGGCCTACAAAGGATATGGCTATATCAGCCCCGACCGCGTCCGCAGCGAAAAAGAATTTACGTTCTGGATGCAGCAATGCCTTGATTTTAACCCGAGGGCAAAGGCCAGCGCCAAAAAGAAAAAATGA
- a CDS encoding YciI family protein translates to MKEFVLIFRNSISDDFKPSPEQMQQVMTEWMGWMGDMGAQGKLVDRGNRLSMSEGKTVKPGDVVTDGPYTEVKEFINGYLIVKTETIEEAVVLAKACPILKIGGNVEVRKVVTPEDNS, encoded by the coding sequence ATGAAAGAATTTGTTTTGATTTTCAGAAACAGCATCAGCGACGATTTTAAGCCCTCGCCCGAACAAATGCAGCAGGTAATGACCGAGTGGATGGGCTGGATGGGTGACATGGGCGCGCAAGGTAAGCTGGTCGACAGAGGCAACCGCTTGTCGATGTCGGAAGGTAAAACGGTGAAACCCGGCGACGTGGTGACCGACGGCCCCTATACCGAGGTGAAGGAGTTCATCAATGGCTACCTCATCGTAAAAACCGAAACCATCGAGGAGGCGGTAGTGCTGGCCAAAGCATGCCCTATCCTGAAAATCGGCGGAAATGTGGAGGTGAGGAAAGTAGTAACTCCGGAGGATAACAGCTAA
- a CDS encoding nuclear transport factor 2 family protein, with protein sequence MTAPIIQPIKALFASVDARDWQQVRAVMDAHVLLDYSSMNGNPATNLTPGEITSAWEAFLPGFDRTQHEVSGFDIQPGDHLAMVHMRGEAQHWIGDDCWLVAGTYDITLCEVGDRWLIMSMKFNFESQGGDTSLPARAQERMKKNLSGLSPSGTTGRHSYEHKKLYNNERICFDFQKQHQRRF encoded by the coding sequence ATGACGGCCCCCATCATACAACCCATCAAAGCGCTTTTCGCCAGTGTCGATGCCCGCGACTGGCAGCAGGTGCGGGCGGTCATGGATGCGCATGTGCTGCTCGACTACTCCTCCATGAATGGCAACCCGGCCACAAACCTTACACCCGGGGAAATCACCAGCGCCTGGGAGGCCTTCCTGCCCGGGTTCGACCGCACGCAGCACGAAGTATCCGGTTTTGACATACAGCCGGGCGACCACCTGGCCATGGTACATATGCGGGGCGAGGCGCAGCACTGGATCGGCGACGATTGCTGGCTGGTGGCCGGTACTTATGACATCACTTTGTGTGAGGTGGGCGACCGCTGGCTGATCATGTCTATGAAGTTCAATTTCGAAAGCCAGGGCGGCGACACCAGCCTGCCAGCCCGGGCGCAGGAGCGAATGAAAAAAAATTTGTCGGGTTTGTCCCCCTCAGGCACGACCGGTCGTCATAGCTACGAACATAAAAAACTATACAACAATGAAAGAATTTGTTTTGATTTTCAGAAACAGCATCAGCGACGATTTTAA